From the Kitasatospora viridis genome, one window contains:
- a CDS encoding SDR family oxidoreductase — protein sequence MLKGKTAVVTGGSRGIGRAIVERLRREGAEVVFSYASSADAAREIEAEVGAHPIRAELSDPAEAERLMAEAQEHLGGLDILVNNAAPTFALTTIAETELAEFDRILTVNARSAFLTIRHAARSMRDGGRIVNVSTANTFRSSPKIAPYAASKGALEQLTRVAALELGRRGITVNTVSPGATDTDMLRHTADQPILDAAAAMTPLGRLGEPADVADVVAFLVGPDGRWMTGQNLRATGGLA from the coding sequence GTGCTCAAGGGTAAGACCGCCGTGGTGACCGGTGGTTCACGCGGGATCGGGCGGGCGATCGTGGAGCGGCTGCGCCGCGAGGGCGCCGAGGTGGTGTTCAGCTACGCGAGCAGCGCGGATGCGGCCCGGGAGATCGAGGCGGAGGTCGGCGCGCACCCGATCCGGGCCGAACTGTCCGACCCCGCCGAGGCCGAGCGGCTGATGGCAGAAGCGCAGGAGCACCTCGGCGGCCTGGACATCCTGGTGAACAACGCCGCGCCGACCTTCGCCCTGACCACCATCGCCGAGACCGAGCTGGCCGAGTTCGACCGGATCCTGACGGTGAACGCCCGCTCGGCCTTCCTGACCATCCGTCATGCGGCCCGGTCGATGCGCGACGGCGGGCGGATCGTCAACGTCTCCACCGCCAACACCTTCCGCTCCTCCCCCAAGATCGCGCCGTACGCGGCGAGCAAGGGCGCGCTGGAGCAGCTGACGAGGGTGGCGGCGCTCGAACTGGGCCGCCGGGGCATCACGGTGAACACCGTCTCGCCGGGTGCCACCGACACCGACATGCTGCGCCACACCGCCGATCAGCCGATCCTGGACGCGGCGGCGGCGATGACCCCGCTGGGGCGGCTCGGCGAGCCGGCCGACGTGGCCGACGTTGTCGCCTTCCTGGTCGGCCCGGACGGCCGCTGGATGACCGGCCAGAACCTGCGGGCGACCGGCGGCCTGGCCTGA
- a CDS encoding patatin-like phospholipase family protein translates to MNQQEANPHAVLAALADRLRSASRPGARTDGRRIALAVEGGGMRGAVSAGMALALHEAGLLPAFDAVYGASAGGITGAWLLSGEPELLRGWAEPAYARETIRLWNPWIGRPVVDVRRLIEHLYVNVAPMDFATVLANPITLHPLATDVLTGQAVDLRPYLTGPAELRLALRASAALPVLAGRPVELGGRRWFDAGLAESVPFRTALAQGATHVLVLRSRRPAPPPAAPSRGSRLIAGTALRRYPLPLRDSYLARGTNRHADDTFLGRPPAGPALLTIHPDADAPHVSRLARDGETLIRGFEAGRSAARQVLEAALV, encoded by the coding sequence ATGAACCAGCAGGAAGCCAACCCGCACGCGGTGCTCGCCGCCCTCGCCGACCGGTTGCGCAGCGCCAGCCGGCCCGGGGCGCGCACCGACGGGCGGCGGATCGCGCTCGCCGTCGAGGGCGGCGGGATGCGCGGCGCCGTCTCGGCCGGGATGGCGCTGGCCCTGCACGAGGCCGGGCTGCTGCCCGCCTTCGACGCGGTCTACGGTGCGTCGGCCGGCGGGATCACCGGCGCCTGGCTGCTCAGCGGCGAGCCCGAACTGCTGCGCGGCTGGGCCGAACCGGCCTACGCCCGGGAGACGATCCGGCTCTGGAACCCGTGGATCGGGCGGCCGGTGGTGGACGTCCGGCGGCTGATCGAGCACCTGTACGTGAACGTGGCGCCGATGGACTTCGCGACAGTGCTGGCCAACCCGATCACGCTGCACCCGCTGGCCACCGACGTGCTCACCGGCCAGGCCGTCGACCTGCGGCCCTACCTCACCGGGCCGGCCGAGCTGCGGCTCGCGCTGCGGGCCAGCGCGGCGCTGCCGGTGCTGGCCGGGCGGCCGGTGGAGCTGGGCGGGCGGCGGTGGTTCGACGCGGGGCTGGCCGAGTCGGTGCCGTTCCGCACGGCGCTGGCGCAGGGGGCCACGCACGTGCTGGTGCTGCGCTCGCGCCGGCCCGCGCCGCCGCCCGCCGCCCCCTCGCGCGGCTCGCGGCTGATCGCCGGCACCGCGCTGCGCCGCTACCCGCTGCCGCTGCGGGACTCCTACCTGGCCCGCGGCACCAACCGGCACGCCGACGACACCTTCCTCGGCCGCCCGCCGGCCGGCCCGGCGCTGCTGACCATCCACCCGGACGCCGATGCCCCGCACGTCAGCCGGCTGGCCCGGGACGGCGAGACGCTGATCCGCGGTTTCGAGGCGGGCCGGTCGGCGGCCCGCCAGGTGCTGGAGGCGGCACTGGTCTGA
- a CDS encoding GNAT family N-acetyltransferase — protein sequence MNDWTMRAATPADLEPLVELRAVVMRPDLERLGRYDGARVRQRLRDAYQPSHTWIVELGAATVGCVALRPAEDGYWLEHFFLAPELQGRGIGGAVLRELLDRCDQEATPVRLNVLQGSAARRLYERFGFTLDREDPVDVFMVREPRG from the coding sequence ATGAACGACTGGACGATGCGCGCGGCCACGCCCGCCGACCTGGAACCGCTGGTGGAGCTGCGGGCGGTGGTGATGCGGCCGGACCTGGAGCGGCTGGGCCGCTACGACGGGGCCCGGGTGCGGCAGCGGCTGCGGGACGCCTACCAGCCGTCGCACACCTGGATCGTCGAGCTCGGGGCGGCGACGGTCGGCTGCGTGGCGCTGCGGCCGGCCGAGGACGGCTACTGGCTGGAGCACTTCTTCCTGGCCCCGGAGCTGCAGGGCCGCGGCATCGGCGGCGCGGTGCTGCGCGAACTGCTCGACCGGTGCGACCAGGAGGCCACCCCGGTGCGGCTCAACGTGCTGCAGGGCAGCGCCGCGCGCCGCCTCTACGAGCGGTTCGGGTTCACCCTGGACCGCGAGGATCCGGTGGACGTCTTCATGGTGCGCGAGCCGCGCGGGTGA